A single window of Streptomyces griseoviridis DNA harbors:
- a CDS encoding DEAD/DEAH box helicase family protein, whose translation MLHDAVTRLPSQLWTPQRDAADCVLNAFAMGAERQLVVMPCGTGKTHLAVHIAHEIAPNSRSLVVVPTLDLLTRPPASGTTPAAREPTWDCARTRRHPRPRSPGSSP comes from the coding sequence GTGCTGCACGATGCCGTTACCCGCCTGCCCAGCCAGCTGTGGACGCCGCAGCGGGACGCCGCCGACTGCGTCCTCAACGCCTTCGCCATGGGCGCCGAACGCCAACTCGTCGTCATGCCGTGCGGCACCGGGAAGACCCACCTGGCCGTCCACATCGCCCACGAAATCGCCCCGAACAGCCGCAGTCTGGTCGTGGTGCCCACCCTCGACCTGCTCACCAGACCGCCCGCGTCTGGTACGACGCCGGCCGCAAGGGAACCTACCTGGGACTGTGCTCGGACAAGGAGACATCCGAGGCCGCGCTCGCCGGGGTCCTCACCCTGA
- a CDS encoding DEAD/DEAH box helicase family protein has translation MFVTYQSLHKLPPAHQEHLLPRWDLIVVDEAHRTAGARNKRWGIVHDNDAIPARHRLYLTATRASGTSQRHHRRAGRLHGRRHPVRQSGLPLLPAQAIHEGRLADYRIAARRSTTRSWRGTGLERPPLPAYPPGRRHARRGRTAGPVRGTGPARHPPHRRLQPQHRASATRRRDPPRNRCHLPAPRRRPVDGRHPLRPLAGAAAKNAPTGSPAPPPAGPRHPG, from the coding sequence GTGTTCGTCACCTACCAGTCGCTGCACAAACTCCCCCCGGCCCACCAGGAGCATCTGCTGCCGCGCTGGGACCTCATCGTCGTCGACGAAGCGCACCGCACCGCCGGCGCCCGCAACAAACGCTGGGGCATCGTCCACGACAACGACGCCATCCCGGCGCGCCACCGGCTCTACCTCACCGCCACCCGCGCATCTGGGACGTCACAAAGGCATCACCGCCGAGCCGGTCGCCTCCATGGACGACGTCACCCTGTACGGCAAAGTGGCCTACCGCTACTCCCTGCCCAGGCCATCCACGAAGGCCGCCTGGCCGACTACCGCATCGCCGCCCGGAGATCCACGACCCGCAGCTGGCGCGGCACTGGCCTTGAACGGCCGCCGCTGCCTGCGTACCCCCCAGGGCGACGCCATGCGCGTCGCGGCCGGACAGCTGGCCCTGTTCGAGGCACGGGCCCGGCACGGCATCCGCCGCACCGTCGTCTTCAGCCGCAGCATCGTGCCAGTGCGACGCGTCGCCGAGACCCTCCCCGAAACCGCTGCCATCTCCCGGCGCCACGCCGACGGCCTGTGGACGGCCGCCATCCACTCCGGCCACTCGCGGGCGCTGCCGCAAAGAACGCACCGACCGGTTCGCCAGCCCCGCCTCCCGCCGGCCCGCGGCACCCTGGGTGA
- a CDS encoding helicase associated domain-containing protein: MEPEPDVWDTGMAAAQQYFDDQGHLNVPSNYIDAAGFHLGCWLGYQRALKLAGNLNPARTAALATCR, translated from the coding sequence ATGGAGCCCGAGCCCGACGTCTGGGACACCGGCATGGCCGCCGCCCAGCAGTACTTCGACGACCAGGGCCATTTGAACGTCCCCAGTAACTACATCGACGCAGCCGGGTTCCACCTCGGCTGCTGGCTCGGCTACCAGCGCGCCCTCAAACTGGCCGGCAACCTCAACCCCGCCCGCACCGCAGCCCTCGCGACCTGCAGATGA
- a CDS encoding TniQ family protein, producing MLLLAGESNASYLSRVAAVQGVSVDFLLGELGAGPPGQQALAPHLAEVFLSRAAVDRLAVMVQMNWPRLRRALPHLREPHLLPGQQARWDWPWQPLPHYLVPACPLCAARRGASETAVWLVRPDVWTICRRHDRFSHVRQVGTQAVDVRRLPETVRAHRVRLRLERQWGRQGRSCPQMPSRSSDGGGVVACSGRCGRTGRGGRTCS from the coding sequence GTGCTGCTGCTGGCGGGCGAGTCCAACGCGTCGTATCTGTCCCGGGTGGCCGCCGTGCAGGGGGTGTCGGTGGACTTTCTGCTCGGCGAGCTGGGTGCGGGCCCGCCCGGGCAGCAGGCACTGGCGCCGCATCTGGCTGAGGTGTTCCTCAGCCGTGCCGCCGTCGACCGGCTGGCGGTGATGGTGCAGATGAACTGGCCGCGGCTGCGCCGGGCGCTGCCGCATCTGCGGGAGCCGCATCTGCTGCCGGGACAGCAGGCCCGGTGGGACTGGCCCTGGCAGCCGCTGCCGCACTATCTGGTGCCCGCCTGTCCTCTGTGCGCGGCCCGGCGCGGCGCATCCGAGACGGCAGTGTGGCTGGTGAGGCCGGATGTGTGGACGATCTGCCGGCGACACGACCGGTTCAGCCACGTCCGGCAGGTAGGCACACAAGCGGTCGATGTGCGGCGGCTGCCGGAGACGGTGCGCGCCCACCGCGTGCGGCTGCGCCTGGAGCGGCAGTGGGGTCGGCAGGGGCGTTCTTGTCCGCAGATGCCTTCGCGATCGTCGGATGGTGGTGGCGTCGTTGCCTGTTCGGGCCGGTGTGGCAGGAC